One Siniperca chuatsi isolate FFG_IHB_CAS linkage group LG5, ASM2008510v1, whole genome shotgun sequence DNA window includes the following coding sequences:
- the LOC122876816 gene encoding type-2 ice-structuring protein-like isoform X1 yields MKMLTVSVFVCAMMALTRATPLPETEDEPVTQEIMVDPLPETEDEPVTQEIMVDPLPETEDEPVTQDIMVDLYTDGDIWTPVPTPVIDEPWLPSCPDGWTTFSIRCLRYVAESMTWDEAQENCRSMDGNLVFVGDAESFDDVHELIQSAGDNSGNIWVGGCDTEDLSWSWSFYDWTSDEREHFCFQPSGENVSGCLNEMQCDSHLPSVCSVILM; encoded by the exons ATGAAGATGCTGACTGTGTCCGTGTTTGTATGTGCCATGATGGCTCTGACTCGAGCTACTC CTCTTCCAGAAACAGAAGACGAGCCTGTGACACAGGAAATTATGGTTGATC CTCTTCCAGAAACAGAAGACGAGCCTGTGACACAGGAAATTATGGTTGATC CTCTTCCAGAAACAGAGGACGAGCCTGTGACACAGGACATTATGGTTGATC TTTATACAGATGGAGACATCTGGACTCCAGTTCCAACTCCAGTAATAG ATGAACCCTGGCTTCCATCTTGTCCTGATGGTTGGACTACATTCAGTATTCGTTGTCTCCGCTACGTTGCAGAAAGCATGACTTGGGATGAAGCTCAG GAAAACTGCCGGTCCATGGATGGAAACCTTGTATTTGTAGGCGACGCTGAGTCCTTTGATGACGTTCATGAGCTGATTCAGAGTGCCGGCGATAATTCTGGAAACATATGGGTTGGAGGCTGTGATACAGAG GATCTTTCTTGGTCCTGGAGTTTTTATGACTGGACATCTGATGAGCGTGAGCACTTCTGTTTTCAACCCTCTGGAG AAAACGTGTCGGGGTGCTTGAATGAAATGCAGTGCGATTCTCATCTCCCATCAGTCTGCAGCGTTATTCTCATGTGA
- the LOC122876816 gene encoding type-2 ice-structuring protein-like isoform X3 — protein MKMLTVSVFVCAMMALTRATPLPETEDEPVTQDIMVDLYTDGDIWTPVPTPVIDEPWLPSCPDGWTTFSIRCLRYVAESMTWDEAQENCRSMDGNLVFVGDAESFDDVHELIQSAGDNSGNIWVGGCDTEDLSWSWSFYDWTSDEREHFCFQPSGENVSGCLNEMQCDSHLPSVCSVILM, from the exons ATGAAGATGCTGACTGTGTCCGTGTTTGTATGTGCCATGATGGCTCTGACTCGAGCTACTC CTCTTCCAGAAACAGAGGACGAGCCTGTGACACAGGACATTATGGTTGATC TTTATACAGATGGAGACATCTGGACTCCAGTTCCAACTCCAGTAATAG ATGAACCCTGGCTTCCATCTTGTCCTGATGGTTGGACTACATTCAGTATTCGTTGTCTCCGCTACGTTGCAGAAAGCATGACTTGGGATGAAGCTCAG GAAAACTGCCGGTCCATGGATGGAAACCTTGTATTTGTAGGCGACGCTGAGTCCTTTGATGACGTTCATGAGCTGATTCAGAGTGCCGGCGATAATTCTGGAAACATATGGGTTGGAGGCTGTGATACAGAG GATCTTTCTTGGTCCTGGAGTTTTTATGACTGGACATCTGATGAGCGTGAGCACTTCTGTTTTCAACCCTCTGGAG AAAACGTGTCGGGGTGCTTGAATGAAATGCAGTGCGATTCTCATCTCCCATCAGTCTGCAGCGTTATTCTCATGTGA
- the LOC122876816 gene encoding type-2 ice-structuring protein-like isoform X2 — translation MKMLTVSVFVCAMMALTRATPLPETEDEPVTQEIMVDPLPETEDEPVTQDIMVDLYTDGDIWTPVPTPVIDEPWLPSCPDGWTTFSIRCLRYVAESMTWDEAQENCRSMDGNLVFVGDAESFDDVHELIQSAGDNSGNIWVGGCDTEDLSWSWSFYDWTSDEREHFCFQPSGENVSGCLNEMQCDSHLPSVCSVILM, via the exons ATGAAGATGCTGACTGTGTCCGTGTTTGTATGTGCCATGATGGCTCTGACTCGAGCTACTC CTCTTCCAGAAACAGAAGACGAGCCTGTGACACAGGAAATTATGGTTGATC CTCTTCCAGAAACAGAGGACGAGCCTGTGACACAGGACATTATGGTTGATC TTTATACAGATGGAGACATCTGGACTCCAGTTCCAACTCCAGTAATAG ATGAACCCTGGCTTCCATCTTGTCCTGATGGTTGGACTACATTCAGTATTCGTTGTCTCCGCTACGTTGCAGAAAGCATGACTTGGGATGAAGCTCAG GAAAACTGCCGGTCCATGGATGGAAACCTTGTATTTGTAGGCGACGCTGAGTCCTTTGATGACGTTCATGAGCTGATTCAGAGTGCCGGCGATAATTCTGGAAACATATGGGTTGGAGGCTGTGATACAGAG GATCTTTCTTGGTCCTGGAGTTTTTATGACTGGACATCTGATGAGCGTGAGCACTTCTGTTTTCAACCCTCTGGAG AAAACGTGTCGGGGTGCTTGAATGAAATGCAGTGCGATTCTCATCTCCCATCAGTCTGCAGCGTTATTCTCATGTGA